Genomic DNA from Streptomyces sp. PCS3-D2:
GGCGGGCCCGCCACCAGCCCCGAGTACGCCTAGCTCGATCTTTGACCTGTGCGGCCACGACGGGTGCCGTCCGTCCGGCCTACAGCCAGCCCCGGCGCCGGAACATCCGGTGCAGGCCCAGGCAGGCGCCCGCCATGAGGGCCAGCACCGCCGGATAGCCCCACCACTGGCGCAGCTCGGGCATGTGGGCGAAGTTCATCCCGTAGATCCCGGCGACCATCGTCGGGACGGCCGCGATCGCCGCCCAGGCCGAGATCTTCCGCACGTCGTCGTTCTGCCGCAGACCCGTCTGGGCGAGGTGCGCGGCCAGCGCGTCCGACAGCAGCCGGTCCAGGCCCTCGATGTACTCGCTCGCCTTGGTGAGGTGGTCGGCGACGTCGCGGAAGAACGGCCGGGCGTGTTCGTGGACGAAGGGCACCTCGCCGAAGGCCAGCCGTTCCATCGGCGCCAGCAGCGGGTTCGTCGCCCGCCGGAACTCCAGCACCTGCCGCTTGAAACCGTAGATCCGGGCGGCCGTGTTCCTGGTGTCCGGGGCGTTCGGGGTGAAGACCTCAGCCTCCAGCTCCTCCAGGTCCGACTGGAGTTCGGCCGCCACCTCGATGTAGTGGTCCACCACCGCGTCGGCGACCGCGTACAGCACGGCCGTCGGGCCGTGCCGCAGTACGTCCGGCTCATGCTCCAGCCGGTGGCGCACGGCGGTCAGCGGGGCCCCCTCGCCGTGCCGGACCGTGACGACGAAGCAGTCGCCGATGAACAGCATCAGTTCGCCCGCGGACACGGTGTCGGTCGCCTCGTCGTACAGCACCGGCTTCAGCACCACGAACAGCGAGTCGTCGTACACCTCCAGCTTGGGGCGCTGGTGGGCCTTGAGGGCGTCCTCCACCGCCAGCGGGTGCAGGCCGAACTCCCGGCGGACGTGATCGAACTCCGCTTCCGTCGGCTCGTACGTGCCGATCCACAGGAAGGCGTCACCGCTCGTCCGGGCTTGGTCCAGAGCGTCCGAGAAGTCCTGGGGACCCTCGGCGCGGCGACCGTCCCGGTAGATCGCGCAGTCGACAATCACGCCGAACATTCTCCCCCGCCGCCGACGGGCCCGCACCCCTCCGGCAGCGCCTACGCTGGCCCCCATGGCCACGCTGATCCTCGTACGACACGGGCGGTCCACCGCCAACACCGCAGGGCTGCTCGCCGGGTGGACTCCCGGCGTGGCCCTCGACGAGCGGGGCGCCGAGCAGGCAGCCGCGCTCCCCGGACGGTTGGCGGGCGTGCCCCTCGCCGCCGCCGTCACCAGCCCGCTGCAGCGCTGCCGGGAGACCCTGGCACCCCTGCTGGCCGCCCGGCCCGAGCTGGAACTCCACACCGACGAGCGGATCGGCGAGTGCCACTACGGCGACTGGTCCGGACGCAAACTCTCGGAACTCTCCGAGGAACCGCTGATGAAGATCGTGCAACAGCACCCTTCGGCGGCCGCCTTCCCCGGCGGGGAGTCCATGCGGGCCATGCAGGCGCGCGCCGTGGACGCCGTACGGGAGTGGAACGCCCGGATCGAGGAGCGGGAGGGCGGTGACGCCGTCTTCCTGATGTGCTCGCACGGCGACATCATCAAGTCCCTCGTCGCGGACGCCCTGGGCATGCACCTGGACCTCTTCCAGCGCATCCACGTCGATCCCTGCTCGGTGACGGCGATCCGCTACACGCCGACCCGCCCGTTCGTGTTCCGGCTCGGCGACACCGGGGACCTCGGCTCCCTCGTGCGGCGACCGGCCGCACCGGAACCGGTCGCCTCCGACAAGGACGCCGAAGACTCCGGGAACGCCGTCGTGGGGGGCGGCGCGGGCGCGGCGTGATCGCCCGGCGCAGTAGGGTGGACGGGCTCACACAAGGGCGCATACCCGCCCCCGCCGCCGAGACTTGGAGACTGGACGTGCCCCGTCAGGTGTTCCTCTACGACCCGCCGGACCGCTTCGTGGCCGGCACGGTCGGCTTGCCGGGACGCCGTACGTTCTTCCTGCAGGCCTCCTCCGGCCCCCGCGTCACCAGTGTCTCCCTGGAGAAGACCCAGGTCGCCGCACTGGCCGAGCGGATGGACGAGCTGCTGGACGAGGTCGTGCGGCGCACCGGCGGAAACGCCCCGGTCCCGGCCATGGCCCCCGCGGAGGCCGCCGACACCGCCCCGCTGGACGTCCCCGTCGAGGAGGAGTTCCGCGTCGGCACCATGGCCCTGGCCTGGGACGGCGAGGAGCAGCGGATGATCGTCGAGGCCCAGGCCCTGGTGGAGCTCGACGCCGAGTCCGACGAGGACCTCGCCGAGGCGGAGGAGCGGCTGCTCCAGGACGAGGAGAACGGCCCGCCGATGCTGCGGGTCCGCCTCACCGGCGCCCAGGCCCGCGCCTTCGCCAAACGCGCCCTGGACGTGGTCAACGCCGGCCGCCCGCCGTGTCCGCTGTGCAGTCTGCCGCTGGACCCGGAGGGGCACGTGTGCCCGCGCCAGAACGGCTACCGGCGCCAGGCGTGACGGGTCAGGGGGACATGCGGGAGCACGGGCGGGGGCACATGGAGGAACTGCTCGCCAGGGGCGAGCTGACCGTCGTCGGCCGGATCCGCGAGGCGTCCAACGCCGTCCTGCTGTGCACCGTCACGTACGACGGGGTGAGCGCCGACTGCGTCTACAAGCCGGTCAAGGGGGAGCGCCCGCTGTGGGACTTCCCCGACGGGAACCTCGCCCAGCGGGAGGTCGCGGCCTATCTGGTCTCCGAAGCCACCGGATGGGGGCTGGTGCCCGCCACCGTGCTGCGGGACGGCCCCTACGGCGAGGGCATGGTCCAGCAGTGGATCGAGTCCCGGCGGCCGCAGGAGGGCTCCCCGCAGGAAGAGCTCCTCGCGCTCGTCGAGGGCGAGGAGGCCGGCGAGGGGTGGAAGCCCGTGGCCTTCGCCGACGTCGGCGAAGGCCGTACCGCCCTGCTCGTCCACGCCGACGACCCGCGGCTGCGCCGGCTCGCCGTCCTCGACGCCGTGATCAACAACGGCGACCGCAAGGGCGGGCACCTGCTGCCGGCCCCCGACGGACGGATCTACGCCATCGACCACGGCGTGACCTTCCACACCGAGGACAAGCTGCGCACCCTGCTGTGGGGCTGGGCGGGGGAGCCGCTGACGGACGAGGCCCGCCAGGCCCTCGCCGTGCTGACCGCGGAACTGGCCGAGGGAGCGCCGCTCGCCACCCGGCTGGCCGAACTGATCACCGAGCCCGAGCTGGCCGCCGTACGGGCCCGGGTGGCGCACCTGCTGCGCACCGGGAAGCACCCGCAGCCGTCCGGGCAGTGGCCGGCGATCCCGTGGCCACCGGTCTGAACCGGCCATGGCGACACGCACAGAACCGGCCGCACCGCAAGAGTGCTGATCAAGACAACAGTGCAGGTCCAGTTCGTTTCCGGAACATCCGTCCGGTTAGGCTCGACACATGCATGCCTGGCCCGCTTCTGAGGTCCCCGCCCTTCCCGGCAAGGGCCGCGACCTCCAGATCCACGACACCGCGACCCAGGGGACGATCACCCTCGCCCCCGGTCCCGTCGCCCGCATCTACGTCTGCGGCATCACCCCGTACGACGCGACCCACATCGGTCACGCGGCGACCTACAACGCGTTCGACCTCGTGCAGCGCGTGTGGCTCGACACCAAGCGGCAGGTCCACTACGTCCAGAACGTCACGGACGTGGACGACCCGCTCCTGGAGCGGGCGCTGCGCGACGGCCACGACTGGACCGAGCTGGCCGAGCGCGAGACCGCGCTCTTCCGCGAGGACATGACGGCCCTCAGGATGCTGCCGCCGCAGCACTACATCGGAGCCGTCGAGGCCATACCCGGCATCGTGCCGCTGGTCGAGCGGCTGCGGGACGCGGGAGCCGCGTACGAGCTGGAGGGCGACATCTACTTCTCGGTGGAGGCCGACCCGCACTTCGGCGGTGTCTCCCACCTCGACGCCGAGGCGATGCGGCTCCTTTCGGCGGAGCGGGGCGGTGACCCCGACCGCGCGGGCAAGAAGAACCCGCTGGACCCGATGCTGTGGATGGCGGCGCGTCCGGGCGAGCCGAGCTGGGACGGCGGCTCGCTGGGCCGCGGCCGGCCCGGCTGGCACATCGAGTGCGTCGCGATCGCCCTGGAACACCTGGGCATGGGCTTCGACATCCAGGGCGGCGGCTCCGACCTGGCCTTCCCGCACCACGAGATGGGTGCCTCGCACGCCCAGGCGCTGACGGGCGAGTTCCCGATGGCCAAGGCGTACGTCCACGCCGGCATGGTCGCCCTGCACGGCCAGAAGATGTCGAAGTCGAAGGGCAACCTCGTCTTCGTCTCGGCGCTGCGCCGGGCCGGGGTGGACCCGGCGGCGATCCGCCTGGCCCTGCTCTCGCACCACTACCGGGCGGACTGGGAGTGGACCGACGCCGTCCTCGACGAGGCCGTGGCCCGGCTGGAGCGGTGGCGCGCGGCGGTGTCCCGGCCGGACGGCATCCCCGCGGACGCGGTCCTCGAAGAGGTCCGCGAGGCCCTTGCGAACGACCTGGACGCCCCCGCGGCCCTGGCCGCCGTAGACCGCTGGGTGGAGCTGCAGAACGCCACCGACGGCGACGATGCGTCGGCCCCCGGCCTGGTCTCCCGGACCGTGGACGCCCTCCTGGGCGTGGCCCTGTAGCCTTCGCGGCCAAGCCCGCCGATGCCCCCGGTCCCGGCCGGGGGCATCGCGCTGTCCGAGGGTCCCGGCGCCGCCGGGACCCGGTGGAGGGCGGGGCGGGGGCGGCTCCGCACGGCGGCGGCCCCGCACCCCGCCCCGCGGATCACGCGTCCGGCGTCTCGTCCCCGCCGGCGGACGGGCCGGCCGGCGGCTCCGGATCCTCCCCGGAGGTGTCCGGCCTGCGCTTCGGGGGACGGGGCGGACCCCCGCTCGTGTCCCGCAGGTACGAGCCGTCGCCAGGCTCCGCGGCCGGGCCCGCCGCGGGGTCCCGTCGCCGCAGGTACCTCTCGAACTCCCGTGCGATCGCGTCGCCCGAGGCCTCCGGCAGGTCGGCGGTGTCCCGCGCCTCCTCCAGGCTCTGCACGTACTCCGCCACCTCGCTGTCCTCGGCGGCCAGTTGGTCCACGCCCAGCTGCCACGCGCGGGCGTCCTCCGGGAGCTCGCCCAGCGGGATCCTGATGTCGATCAGGTCCTCCAGCCGGTTCAGGAGGGCCAGCGTCGCCTTCGGGTTCGGCGGCTGCGACACGTAGTGCGGCACCGCGGCCCACAGCGACACCGCCGGCACCCCCGCGTGCGTACAGGCCTCCTGGAGGATGCCCACGATGCCCGTGGGGCCCTCGTACTTGGTCTCCTCCAGGTCCATGGTCCGCGCCAGGTCCGCGTCCGAGGTGACCCCGCTCACCGGCACCGGCCGGGTGTGCGGGGTGTCCCCGAGGAGCGCCCCGAGGATGACCACCATCTCGACGCCCAGCTCGTGCGCGAAGCCGAGGATCTCGTTGCAGAACGACCGCCACCGCATGGACGGTTCGATGCCGCGCACCAGCACCAGGTCGCGCGGCTTGGCCCCGCCGATCCGCACCACCGAGAGCCGGGTCGTCGGCCACGTGATCTTCCGTACCCCGTTGTCCAGCCACACCGTCGGCCGGTTGACCTGGAAGTCGTAGTAGTCCTCGGCGTCCAGAGCCGCGAAGACCTCGCCCTTCCACTCCCGGTCCAGGTGTGCGACCGCACCGGAGGCCGCGTCTCCCGCGTCGTTCCAGCCCTCGAACGCGGCCACCATGACCGGGTCGATCAGCTCGGGCACGCCCTCAAGCTCGATCACCCAGGTCTCCTTCCCAAGTTCCTTGCGTACGTGGGTCAGCCTAAGCCTTGACGGGACACCCGCCACAGCCCACGACAGAGGGGCGGTTCCCCTCGGAACCGCCCCTCTTCCCCACCTGCGGGAGAGCTATGCCTTGCGGGCCAGCATCTCCTCGACCCGGGCCTTGACGGAGTCGTCGTCCAGGCCGCGGATGGTCACCGTCGTACGGCGGCGCAGCACGTCGTCGACCGTCTCGGCCCACTCGTGGTCGCGGGCGTAGGCGACCTGCGCCCAGATCTCCGGACCGTCCGGGTGGATCCGCTCGGCCAGGGCCGGGTCCTCGTTCGCGAGGCGTGCGATGTCGAAGGCCAGGGAGCCGTAGTGCGAGGCCAGGTGGCGCGCGGTCAGCGGGTCCATCCGGGTGCCGGGCTCACGGTCCACCAGCAGCCGGTGCGCGACCGCGTTCGGGTTGGCGACACCCGGCAGCGCGATCCGGCGCACCAGGGACTTCACGGGCTCCATGTCCTCGGTCAGCGGGCTGCCCGGGAGCTTTGCGAGCTTGTCCATGACGACCCGGCCGATGTGGCGGTACGTGGTCCACTTGCCGCCGGCGACCGACAGCATGCCGCCCGCGCCCTCGGAGACGACGGTCTCGCGCTTGGCCTTCTCGACGCCGCCGGGGCCGCCGGGCAGCACGCGCAGGCCCGCGAAGGCGTAGGTCATCAGCGAGCGGTCGAGGTCGGCGTCCTTCACCGAGAAGGCCGCCTCGTCCAGGATCTGCTGGATGTCGGACTCGGTGGCGCGCACGTCCGCCGGGTCGCCCTCGTACACCTCGTCGGTGGTGCCGAGCAGCAGCTGGTCCTCCCAGGGGAGGGCGAAGGTGATGCGGTACTTGTCGATCGGGGTGGCCATGGCGGCCTTCCACGGCGACTTGCGCTTCATGACGATGTGCGCGCCCTTGGAGAGGCGGATCGACGGCATCGAGTGCTTGTCCTCCATGCGCCGCAGGTGGTCCACCCACGGGCCGGTGGCGTTCAGCACCACGCGCGCGTCGATCCCGAACTCGGTGCCGTCCAGGCGGTCCTTGAGCTCGGCGCCGGTGACCCGGCCCTGCGTCTTGCGCAGGCCGGTGACCTCGGCGTGGTTGAGGACGACCGCGCCCGACTCGACGGCCGCGCGCACCGTCATGACGGCGACGCGGGAGTCGTTCATCTGGTGGTCGTAGTAGACCGCGACGGCCTTGAGGTTGTCGGTCTTCAGGCCGGGGTTGTCGGCGACGGCACGGGCCGGGGATATGACCTTGCCCATGCCGTCGCCGAAGGCCGAGAGGGCGGAGTAGGCGAAGACGCCCGCGCCCAGCTTGGCCGCACCCACCGGGCCGCCCTTGTAGACCGGCAGGTAGAAGGTGAGCGGGTTGACCAGGTGCGGGGCCACGTCCTTGGCCAGCACCCGCCGCTCGTGGTGGTTCTCCGCGACCAGCTTGACCGCGCCGGTCTGCAGGTAGCGCAGGCCGCCGTGGACCAGCTTGGAGGAGGCCGAGGAGGTGGCGCCGGCGAAGTCGCCGGCGTCCACCATGGCAACCCGCAGCCCCGACTGCGCGGCGTGCCAGGCCACCGAGGTGCCCAGGATTCCACCACCGATGACCAGCAGGTCGTACGTGGCCTTCGCCAGCTGCTCGCGGGTCTCGGCACGGCTCGCGTTCGCGCCGGCGGTCGGGTGCGTACCCAGTGCGGGGACGCTCTGCAGGGTGCTCATGTCTCTTATCGCTCCTCGTCGATTGACTCAGCTGGTGCGGATCAGCTGGCGTCTTCGTCGTCGACCCAGCCCATGGACCGCTCGACGGCCTTGAGCCAGCTCTTGTACTCGCGCTCCCGCTGCTCGGCGGGCATCCGCGGGGTCCACTCCGCCGCCCGGCGCCAGTTGGCGCGCAGGGCGTCGGTGTCGGGCCAGAAGCCGACGGCCAGGCCGGCGGCGTAGGCGGCGCCGAGGCAGGTCGTCTCGGCGACCATCGGGCGCACCACGGGGGCGTCCAGGAAGTCCGAGAGCGTCTGCATCAGCAAGTTGTTGGAGGTCATGCCGCCGTCGACCTTCAGGGCCGCGAGCTCGACGCCCGAGTCCTTGGTCATGGCGTCGGTGATCTCACGGGTCTGCCAGGCGGTGGCCTCCAGGACGGCACGGGCGATGTGCGCCTTGGTGACGTACCGGGTGAGGCCGGCGATCACACCACGGGCGTCGGAGCGCCAGTACGGGGCGAACAGGCCGGAGAAGGCCGGCACGAAGTAGGCGCCGCCGTTGTCCTCCACGGAGAGGGCCAGGGTCTCGATCTCGGCCGCGGACTTGATCAGGCCCATCTGGTCGCGCATCCACTGGACGAGCGAGCCGGTGACGGCGATGGAGCCCTCCAGGGCGTAGACCGGCTTCTGGTCGCCGATCTGGTAGCCGACCGTGGTCAGCAGGCCGCTGTAGGAGTTGATGATCTTGTCGCCGGTGTTCATGAGCATGAACGTGCCGGTGCCGTAGGTGGACTTGGCCTCGCCCTCGGCGAAGCAGGTCTGGCCGAACAGCGCGGCCTGCTGGTCGCCGAGCGCCGAGGCGACCGGGACACCGGCGAGGACGCCCTCCTTGACGTGGCCGTAGACCTCGGCGGAGGACTTGATCTCGGGGAGCACGTTGAGCGGGACGCCCATCGACTCCGCGATCTTCTCGTCCCAGGCCAGGGTGTGCAGGTTCATCAGCATGGTGCGCGAGGCGTTGGTGACGTCCGTGACGTGCGCACCGCCCTGGGCGCCACCGGTGAGGTTCCAGATGACCCAGGAGTCCATGGTGCCGAAGAGGATGTCGCCTGCCTCGGCGCGCTCGCGCAGGCCCTCGACGTTGTCGAGCAGCCAGCGGACCTTCGGACCC
This window encodes:
- the glpK gene encoding glycerol kinase GlpK, which codes for MTSSTGPFIAAIDQGTTSSRCIVFDRDGRIVAVDQKEHEQIFPKPGWVEHDATEIWTNVQEVVAGAIAKAEITSADVKAIGITNQRETTVLWDKNTGEPVHNALVWQDTRTDALCKELGRNVGQDRFRRETGLPLASYFAGPKVRWLLDNVEGLRERAEAGDILFGTMDSWVIWNLTGGAQGGAHVTDVTNASRTMLMNLHTLAWDEKIAESMGVPLNVLPEIKSSAEVYGHVKEGVLAGVPVASALGDQQAALFGQTCFAEGEAKSTYGTGTFMLMNTGDKIINSYSGLLTTVGYQIGDQKPVYALEGSIAVTGSLVQWMRDQMGLIKSAAEIETLALSVEDNGGAYFVPAFSGLFAPYWRSDARGVIAGLTRYVTKAHIARAVLEATAWQTREITDAMTKDSGVELAALKVDGGMTSNNLLMQTLSDFLDAPVVRPMVAETTCLGAAYAAGLAVGFWPDTDALRANWRRAAEWTPRMPAEQREREYKSWLKAVERSMGWVDDEDAS
- a CDS encoding magnesium and cobalt transport protein CorA, translated to MFGVIVDCAIYRDGRRAEGPQDFSDALDQARTSGDAFLWIGTYEPTEAEFDHVRREFGLHPLAVEDALKAHQRPKLEVYDDSLFVVLKPVLYDEATDTVSAGELMLFIGDCFVVTVRHGEGAPLTAVRHRLEHEPDVLRHGPTAVLYAVADAVVDHYIEVAAELQSDLEELEAEVFTPNAPDTRNTAARIYGFKRQVLEFRRATNPLLAPMERLAFGEVPFVHEHARPFFRDVADHLTKASEYIEGLDRLLSDALAAHLAQTGLRQNDDVRKISAWAAIAAVPTMVAGIYGMNFAHMPELRQWWGYPAVLALMAGACLGLHRMFRRRGWL
- a CDS encoding glycerol-3-phosphate dehydrogenase/oxidase; this encodes MSTLQSVPALGTHPTAGANASRAETREQLAKATYDLLVIGGGILGTSVAWHAAQSGLRVAMVDAGDFAGATSSASSKLVHGGLRYLQTGAVKLVAENHHERRVLAKDVAPHLVNPLTFYLPVYKGGPVGAAKLGAGVFAYSALSAFGDGMGKVISPARAVADNPGLKTDNLKAVAVYYDHQMNDSRVAVMTVRAAVESGAVVLNHAEVTGLRKTQGRVTGAELKDRLDGTEFGIDARVVLNATGPWVDHLRRMEDKHSMPSIRLSKGAHIVMKRKSPWKAAMATPIDKYRITFALPWEDQLLLGTTDEVYEGDPADVRATESDIQQILDEAAFSVKDADLDRSLMTYAFAGLRVLPGGPGGVEKAKRETVVSEGAGGMLSVAGGKWTTYRHIGRVVMDKLAKLPGSPLTEDMEPVKSLVRRIALPGVANPNAVAHRLLVDREPGTRMDPLTARHLASHYGSLAFDIARLANEDPALAERIHPDGPEIWAQVAYARDHEWAETVDDVLRRRTTVTIRGLDDDSVKARVEEMLARKA
- the mshC gene encoding cysteine--1-D-myo-inosityl 2-amino-2-deoxy-alpha-D-glucopyranoside ligase, which produces MHAWPASEVPALPGKGRDLQIHDTATQGTITLAPGPVARIYVCGITPYDATHIGHAATYNAFDLVQRVWLDTKRQVHYVQNVTDVDDPLLERALRDGHDWTELAERETALFREDMTALRMLPPQHYIGAVEAIPGIVPLVERLRDAGAAYELEGDIYFSVEADPHFGGVSHLDAEAMRLLSAERGGDPDRAGKKNPLDPMLWMAARPGEPSWDGGSLGRGRPGWHIECVAIALEHLGMGFDIQGGGSDLAFPHHEMGASHAQALTGEFPMAKAYVHAGMVALHGQKMSKSKGNLVFVSALRRAGVDPAAIRLALLSHHYRADWEWTDAVLDEAVARLERWRAAVSRPDGIPADAVLEEVREALANDLDAPAALAAVDRWVELQNATDGDDASAPGLVSRTVDALLGVAL
- a CDS encoding SCO1664 family protein, giving the protein MPAPERLPAPGVTGQGDMREHGRGHMEELLARGELTVVGRIREASNAVLLCTVTYDGVSADCVYKPVKGERPLWDFPDGNLAQREVAAYLVSEATGWGLVPATVLRDGPYGEGMVQQWIESRRPQEGSPQEELLALVEGEEAGEGWKPVAFADVGEGRTALLVHADDPRLRRLAVLDAVINNGDRKGGHLLPAPDGRIYAIDHGVTFHTEDKLRTLLWGWAGEPLTDEARQALAVLTAELAEGAPLATRLAELITEPELAAVRARVAHLLRTGKHPQPSGQWPAIPWPPV
- a CDS encoding PAC2 family protein, translated to MIELEGVPELIDPVMVAAFEGWNDAGDAASGAVAHLDREWKGEVFAALDAEDYYDFQVNRPTVWLDNGVRKITWPTTRLSVVRIGGAKPRDLVLVRGIEPSMRWRSFCNEILGFAHELGVEMVVILGALLGDTPHTRPVPVSGVTSDADLARTMDLEETKYEGPTGIVGILQEACTHAGVPAVSLWAAVPHYVSQPPNPKATLALLNRLEDLIDIRIPLGELPEDARAWQLGVDQLAAEDSEVAEYVQSLEEARDTADLPEASGDAIAREFERYLRRRDPAAGPAAEPGDGSYLRDTSGGPPRPPKRRPDTSGEDPEPPAGPSAGGDETPDA
- a CDS encoding histidine phosphatase family protein — protein: MATLILVRHGRSTANTAGLLAGWTPGVALDERGAEQAAALPGRLAGVPLAAAVTSPLQRCRETLAPLLAARPELELHTDERIGECHYGDWSGRKLSELSEEPLMKIVQQHPSAAAFPGGESMRAMQARAVDAVREWNARIEEREGGDAVFLMCSHGDIIKSLVADALGMHLDLFQRIHVDPCSVTAIRYTPTRPFVFRLGDTGDLGSLVRRPAAPEPVASDKDAEDSGNAVVGGGAGAA
- a CDS encoding DUF3090 domain-containing protein, which codes for MPRQVFLYDPPDRFVAGTVGLPGRRTFFLQASSGPRVTSVSLEKTQVAALAERMDELLDEVVRRTGGNAPVPAMAPAEAADTAPLDVPVEEEFRVGTMALAWDGEEQRMIVEAQALVELDAESDEDLAEAEERLLQDEENGPPMLRVRLTGAQARAFAKRALDVVNAGRPPCPLCSLPLDPEGHVCPRQNGYRRQA